From the Roseateles sp. XES5 genome, one window contains:
- a CDS encoding FxsA family protein: MFRRLLPFLILLLPLAEIACFILVGRRIGLFPTLSLVVLSAVAGIVLMRIQGFGVLTRLRQSGEAGRAPGKELLDAAMILIAGILLLIPGFLTDILGLALFLPPVRAFLWNRLMRNVVVVDIGGMRPGGRPETRQDRTIDLDEGDFHRDDRP, from the coding sequence ATGTTCAGACGTCTTCTTCCCTTCCTCATTCTTCTCTTGCCGCTGGCGGAGATCGCCTGCTTCATCCTGGTCGGCCGACGGATCGGCCTCTTTCCGACGCTATCGCTGGTGGTACTTTCGGCGGTTGCCGGCATCGTTCTGATGCGCATCCAGGGCTTCGGCGTGCTTACCCGGCTTCGACAGTCGGGCGAGGCCGGCCGGGCGCCGGGCAAGGAACTGCTCGACGCGGCGATGATCCTCATTGCCGGCATCCTGCTGCTCATTCCGGGTTTCCTCACCGACATACTCGGCCTTGCCCTCTTTCTTCCCCCCGTGCGCGCCTTTCTCTGGAACCGGCTGATGCGCAATGTCGTTGTGGTCGACATCGGCGGCATGCGGCCCGGCGGACGGCCGGAAACGCGACAAGACCGCACCATCGATCTTGACGAGGGCGACTTCCATCGCGACGACCGGCCCTGA
- a CDS encoding helix-turn-helix domain-containing protein produces MTTPFGKAVRHLRDRKGVSQKDMAVALGVSPAYLSALEHGKRGMPSFDFLQRVAGYFNVIWDEAEELFRIAEISDPRITVDTSGLPPEYTAFANRLSAEIRNLPPETVRRLAGILEKACNNRVKSG; encoded by the coding sequence ATGACGACGCCCTTCGGCAAGGCGGTGCGGCATCTGCGCGACCGCAAGGGCGTTTCGCAGAAGGACATGGCAGTGGCGCTTGGTGTCAGCCCGGCCTATCTCTCCGCGCTGGAGCACGGCAAGCGCGGCATGCCGAGCTTCGATTTCCTCCAGCGCGTTGCCGGCTATTTCAACGTCATCTGGGACGAGGCGGAAGAACTTTTCCGCATCGCGGAGATTTCCGACCCGCGCATCACGGTCGATACGTCGGGCCTGCCACCGGAATATACGGCCTTCGCCAACCGTCTTTCGGCCGAAATCCGCAACCTGCCGCCCGAGACGGTGCGCCGGCTTGCCGGCATTCTCGAAAAAGCATGCAATAACCGGGTAAAATCCGGTTGA
- the dnaQ gene encoding DNA polymerase III subunit epsilon, with protein MREIIFDTETTGLDNKLDRIIEIGGVELENHFPTGRTLHIFVNPGDRKVHPDALAVHGITDEFLKDKRPFAEVAGEILEFFGDARWVAHNANFDMGFINAEFDRLGLPPVASERVTDTLALARRKHPMGPNSLDALCRRYGIDNSHRTKHGALLDSELLAEVYIEMIGGRQAALGLGSAEAGRKTIVEEEEVVLPLGARPRSLAPRLSEEDRAAHTAMVAKIGAKAIWTKFGA; from the coding sequence ATGCGCGAGATCATCTTCGATACGGAAACGACCGGCCTCGACAACAAGCTCGACCGCATCATCGAAATCGGTGGCGTGGAACTGGAGAATCATTTCCCGACCGGCCGCACGCTGCATATCTTCGTCAATCCAGGCGACCGCAAGGTTCATCCCGATGCGCTTGCGGTGCACGGCATCACGGATGAGTTCCTGAAGGACAAGCGGCCCTTCGCCGAGGTGGCAGGCGAGATCCTGGAGTTTTTCGGCGACGCCCGCTGGGTGGCGCACAATGCCAACTTCGACATGGGCTTCATCAATGCCGAGTTCGACCGGCTCGGCCTGCCGCCCGTCGCATCCGAGCGGGTGACGGATACGTTGGCGCTCGCCCGCCGCAAGCATCCGATGGGGCCGAACTCCCTCGATGCACTCTGCCGACGCTACGGCATCGACAATTCGCACCGCACCAAACACGGTGCCTTGCTCGACTCCGAACTGCTCGCCGAAGTCTATATCGAGATGATCGGCGGCCGTCAGGCGGCGCTCGGCCTCGGTAGCGCGGAGGCTGGCCGCAAGACGATCGTCGAGGAGGAGGAGGTCGTCCTGCCGCTTGGCGCGCGGCCACGGTCCCTGGCGCCGCGTCTTTCCGAAGAGGATCGTGCAGCCCATACGGCCATGGTGGCGAAGATCGGCGCCAAGGCGATCTGGACCAAATTTGGCGCTTGA
- a CDS encoding nitroreductase family protein translates to MTHPTGRTADHAIDPIFLDRWSPRAFTGEAMPQATLLSLFEAARWAPSAANGQPWRFIYGHRGTEAFDRIYNTLDEGNRRWADKASVLAVVVSQTHRKNADGEMRPAYTHAFDTGAAWAYLALQTTRAGYHAHGMGGIDRAKAMDVLGIPDGFRVEAAVAIGKIAPKETLPEDLMKREVPSTRKPLAEFISEGRFTA, encoded by the coding sequence ATGACCCATCCCACCGGCCGCACCGCGGACCACGCCATCGACCCCATTTTCCTCGACCGCTGGTCGCCGCGCGCCTTCACCGGCGAAGCGATGCCGCAGGCCACGCTGCTGTCGCTGTTCGAGGCCGCCCGCTGGGCACCATCCGCCGCCAACGGCCAGCCCTGGCGTTTCATCTATGGGCACCGCGGCACCGAGGCCTTCGACCGGATCTACAACACGTTGGACGAGGGCAACCGCCGCTGGGCCGACAAGGCGTCCGTTCTTGCCGTCGTCGTTTCGCAGACCCATCGCAAGAATGCCGACGGCGAGATGCGGCCGGCCTATACCCACGCCTTCGATACGGGCGCGGCCTGGGCCTATCTCGCCCTTCAGACGACCCGCGCCGGCTATCATGCCCACGGCATGGGCGGCATCGACCGCGCCAAGGCCATGGACGTACTCGGCATTCCCGACGGCTTTCGTGTCGAGGCCGCTGTCGCCATCGGCAAGATCGCACCCAAGGAAACCCTGCCGGAAGACCTGATGAAGCGCGAAGTGCCGAGCACGCGCAAGCCCCTGGCGGAATTCATCTCCGAGGGACGGTTTACGGCCTGA
- a CDS encoding murein transglycosylase A, with the protein MDYRLVPARFSALPGWDEDDPTALMAAMGRCRAHIRSVKPYKTGSLGITAGELLALLDAADAQKPQGAAAVRAFFEAECVPFRIEKADGSAGFVTAFYEPEVAVKAEADVDYRYPFYRRPDDLVDIDDGNRPEGFPQGYAFGRLKDGAIVEYPDRGEIERGHLAGQGLEIAYARSKVDVFFAHVQGAARLVYPDGSVRRVTYAGKSGHPFSAIGKLLIDRGEIDAATVSMGSIRDWLARHEGEVDAVLWHNRSFIFFKEAAVDDAGLGPIAAAKVPLVAGRSLAVDRMIHTFGLPFFISSDSLTHMDGGKPFRRLMLALDTGTAIVGPARGDIFTGSGDAAGALAGHVRNAATFHILVPKAAAERYLHAEG; encoded by the coding sequence ATGGATTACCGTCTGGTTCCGGCCCGGTTTTCGGCGCTTCCCGGCTGGGACGAGGACGATCCGACAGCCCTGATGGCGGCCATGGGCCGCTGTCGTGCGCATATCCGCTCCGTCAAACCCTACAAGACTGGCTCGCTTGGCATCACTGCCGGCGAGCTTCTGGCGCTACTGGATGCGGCGGATGCGCAAAAGCCGCAGGGCGCGGCCGCCGTGCGCGCCTTCTTCGAGGCCGAATGCGTGCCGTTCCGGATCGAGAAGGCCGATGGTTCCGCCGGCTTCGTCACCGCCTTCTACGAGCCGGAAGTCGCCGTGAAGGCCGAAGCCGACGTGGACTATCGCTATCCCTTCTATCGCCGGCCCGACGATCTCGTCGATATCGACGATGGCAACCGGCCGGAGGGGTTTCCGCAAGGCTATGCCTTCGGTCGCCTGAAAGATGGCGCCATCGTCGAATATCCCGATCGCGGCGAGATCGAGCGCGGCCATCTCGCCGGCCAGGGCCTTGAAATCGCCTATGCCCGCTCGAAGGTCGACGTCTTCTTCGCGCATGTGCAGGGCGCCGCCCGGCTCGTCTATCCCGATGGATCGGTCAGGCGCGTGACCTATGCCGGAAAATCCGGCCATCCCTTCTCCGCCATCGGCAAGCTCCTGATCGATCGCGGAGAGATCGATGCGGCGACCGTCTCCATGGGGTCGATCCGCGACTGGCTGGCGCGGCATGAGGGTGAGGTCGACGCGGTGCTCTGGCACAATCGCTCCTTCATCTTCTTCAAGGAAGCGGCGGTGGACGATGCCGGTCTCGGTCCCATTGCCGCCGCCAAGGTGCCGCTCGTCGCCGGCCGCTCGCTGGCGGTGGACCGGATGATCCACACTTTCGGCCTGCCCTTCTTCATCTCCAGCGACAGCCTGACCCATATGGATGGCGGAAAACCCTTCCGCCGGTTGATGCTGGCGCTCGATACGGGAACGGCCATCGTCGGCCCGGCGCGCGGCGATATCTTCACGGGCTCGGGCGACGCGGCGGGCGCGCTGGCGGGCCATGTACGCAATGCTGCGACCTTCCATATCCTCGTTCCCAAGGCGGCGGCGGAGCGCTACCTCCATGCCGAAGGATAA
- a CDS encoding Tim44/TimA family putative adaptor protein: MGSFDFVTLFFLVAAVVIFLQLRSVLGRRTGSERPPFDPYSKRESAAEADSADRGKVVTLPRRDGTEEDESPYASIDSFAAPGTPLNEQLRAVAKADPSFTPKEFVGGARMAYEMIVVAFADGDRKALKNLLSREVYEGFDAAISERESKGEVVRSSFVGIEKADIVSAEVKDSEANVTLRIVSQLISATYDKAGALVEGDADTVAEVNDLWTFARDTRSRDPNWKLIATESEG; the protein is encoded by the coding sequence ATGGGCTCATTCGACTTTGTAACGCTTTTCTTCCTCGTAGCTGCGGTGGTCATCTTCCTGCAATTGCGCAGCGTGCTTGGCCGGCGCACCGGAAGCGAGCGCCCGCCGTTCGACCCCTACTCCAAGCGCGAGAGCGCCGCCGAGGCTGATTCGGCCGACCGCGGCAAGGTGGTGACGCTGCCGCGCCGCGACGGCACGGAGGAGGACGAAAGCCCCTACGCGTCGATCGACAGCTTCGCCGCTCCCGGCACGCCGTTGAACGAGCAGCTCCGCGCGGTCGCCAAGGCCGACCCGTCCTTCACGCCGAAGGAATTCGTGGGCGGCGCCCGCATGGCCTACGAGATGATCGTCGTCGCCTTCGCCGATGGCGACCGCAAGGCGCTGAAGAACCTTCTGTCGCGCGAAGTCTACGAGGGCTTCGATGCCGCCATTTCCGAACGCGAGAGCAAGGGCGAGGTCGTGCGCTCGAGCTTCGTCGGCATCGAGAAGGCCGATATCGTCAGCGCCGAGGTCAAGGACAGCGAAGCCAACGTGACGCTGCGCATCGTCAGCCAGCTGATCTCCGCCACCTATGACAAGGCCGGCGCGCTGGTCGAGGGCGACGCGGATACGGTCGCCGAGGTCAACGATCTCTGGACCTTCGCCCGCGACACCCGTTCGCGCGATCCGAACTGGAAGCTGATCGCCACCGAATCGGAAGGCTGA
- a CDS encoding Smr/MutS family protein — protein sequence MPKDKTLSSEDRILWGKVARSTRALPGRLDALTEFEVAFAEKIEEARAPEPPPKKTKAGIAAEDGITLTIGRGKEAARHHPLERPVKRKIAKGRLALEARIDLHGMIQSEAHGFLLGFLIKAHERGLRHVLVITGKGTSLGSDGALKRAVPLWFSLPEFRPLISSYEPAARNHGGEGALYVRLARLPGEKR from the coding sequence ATGCCGAAGGATAAGACGCTTTCCAGCGAAGACCGCATCCTCTGGGGCAAGGTGGCGCGCAGCACGCGCGCCCTGCCCGGCAGGCTCGACGCCCTGACGGAATTCGAGGTCGCCTTCGCGGAAAAGATCGAGGAGGCGAGGGCCCCCGAGCCGCCGCCGAAAAAGACGAAGGCGGGCATCGCCGCCGAGGATGGCATCACGCTCACCATCGGGCGCGGCAAGGAGGCTGCGCGCCATCATCCGCTGGAGCGCCCGGTCAAGCGCAAGATCGCCAAGGGACGTCTGGCGCTCGAAGCCCGCATCGACCTGCACGGCATGATCCAGAGCGAGGCGCACGGCTTCCTGCTCGGTTTCCTCATCAAGGCGCATGAACGGGGCCTGCGCCATGTGCTGGTCATCACCGGCAAGGGCACGTCGCTCGGCAGCGACGGTGCGCTCAAGCGTGCGGTGCCGCTGTGGTTCTCGCTGCCGGAATTCCGCCCGCTGATCTCGTCCTACGAACCGGCGGCGCGCAACCATGGCGGCGAAGGCGCTCTCTACGTCCGGCTTGCCCGCCTGCCCGGGGAAAAGCGATGA
- the secB gene encoding protein-export chaperone SecB, whose product MTDAATENNAASPSLNILAQYVKDFSFENPGAPRSLQARDKAPAINISVNVNANPLAENDFDVILSLNAEAKDGDKVLFNAELAYGGVFRITGFPQEHMLPVLFIECPRLLFPFARQIIADATRNGGFPPLMIDPIDFAQMFTQRMAEEQVKAKVQAN is encoded by the coding sequence ATGACCGACGCAGCAACCGAGAACAACGCCGCGAGCCCCTCGCTCAACATCCTGGCGCAGTATGTGAAGGACTTTTCCTTCGAGAACCCGGGTGCGCCGCGGTCGCTGCAGGCCCGCGACAAGGCACCGGCGATCAACATCAGCGTCAACGTCAATGCCAACCCGCTCGCCGAGAACGACTTCGACGTCATCCTCTCGCTGAACGCGGAAGCCAAGGATGGCGACAAGGTTCTCTTCAATGCCGAACTCGCCTATGGCGGCGTCTTCCGCATCACGGGCTTCCCGCAGGAGCACATGCTGCCGGTCCTCTTCATCGAGTGCCCGCGCCTGCTCTTCCCCTTCGCCCGCCAGATCATCGCCGACGCCACCCGCAACGGCGGCTTCCCGCCGCTGATGATCGACCCGATCGACTTCGCGCAGATGTTTACCCAGCGCATGGCCGAAGAGCAGGTCAAGGCGAAGGTTCAGGCCAACTAA
- the gyrB gene encoding DNA topoisomerase (ATP-hydrolyzing) subunit B, producing MTDTPETENGPAEYGADSIQILEGLEAVRKRPGMYIGDTSDGTGLHHLVFEVVDNSIDEALAGHCDDIIVTIHTDNSISVIDNGRGIPTGVKMDDKHEPKRSAAEIALTELHAGGKFNQNSYKVSGGLHGVGVSCVNALSVKLKLKIRRGGKIHEMSFTHGVADGPLAVTGECGGETGTEVTFLPSSDTFSNIEFVYSTLEHRLRELAFLNSGVRILLTDRRHSDVKQDELMYEGGLEAFVSYLDRAKKAVLGKPIAIRGEKDGITVEVAMWWNDGFNENVLCFTNNIPQRDGGTHLTGLRAAMTRQVVSYAESSSVMKKEKVSLIGDDCREGLTAVLSVKVPDPKFSSQTKDKLVSSEVRPVVESLVNEALSTWMEEHPSEAKILIEKILDAARAREAARKAREMTRRKGVLDGLGLPGKLADCQEKDPAMCEIYIVEGDSAGGSAKQGRDRKFQAILPLRGKILNVEKARYEKLLTSNEIITLITALGTGIGRGAGSDDFNPDKLRYHRIIIMTDADVDGAHIRTLLLTFFYRQMPELCERGHIYIAQPPLYKVARGKSSQYLKNEKALEDYLINSGLDETALEMSSGEVRLGQDILELIQDALRLRTLLDGLHSRYNRSIVEQAAIAGALNLELSHDREAYAAKAVEVARRLDLIAEEMERGWEGSVAADGGLRFERMVRGVKEFAHIDMALIGSSDARHIDQLSARLREIYSVPPVLRRKDGRTEITGPRALLDAVFAAGRKGLSMQRYKGLGEMNPEQLWETTMDPNVRRLLRVQIEDAIEADRVFTMLMGDEVEPRRDFIQENALNVANLDI from the coding sequence ATGACTGACACACCCGAGACCGAAAACGGCCCGGCCGAGTATGGCGCAGATTCGATCCAGATCCTGGAAGGCCTGGAGGCGGTGCGCAAGCGCCCCGGCATGTACATCGGCGACACCTCCGACGGCACCGGCCTGCACCATCTGGTGTTCGAGGTGGTGGACAACTCCATCGACGAGGCCCTGGCCGGCCACTGCGACGACATCATCGTCACCATCCACACCGACAACTCGATCAGCGTCATCGACAACGGCCGCGGCATCCCCACCGGCGTGAAGATGGACGACAAGCACGAGCCCAAGCGCTCGGCCGCTGAAATCGCCCTGACCGAGCTGCATGCCGGCGGCAAGTTCAACCAGAACAGCTACAAGGTCTCGGGCGGTCTGCACGGCGTGGGCGTGAGCTGCGTGAACGCGCTCTCCGTCAAGCTGAAGCTGAAGATCCGCCGCGGCGGCAAGATCCACGAGATGAGCTTTACCCACGGCGTTGCCGATGGCCCGCTCGCCGTGACGGGCGAATGCGGCGGGGAGACCGGTACGGAAGTCACCTTCCTGCCCTCGTCCGATACCTTCTCCAATATCGAATTCGTCTATTCGACGCTGGAACACCGTCTGCGCGAACTCGCTTTCCTCAATTCCGGCGTGCGCATCCTGCTCACCGACCGCCGCCATTCGGACGTCAAGCAGGACGAGTTGATGTATGAGGGCGGCCTTGAAGCCTTCGTTTCCTATCTCGACCGCGCCAAGAAGGCGGTGCTCGGAAAGCCGATCGCCATCCGCGGCGAGAAAGATGGCATCACTGTCGAAGTCGCCATGTGGTGGAACGACGGCTTCAACGAGAACGTCCTCTGCTTCACCAACAACATCCCGCAGCGTGACGGCGGCACCCACCTGACCGGCCTGCGCGCCGCGATGACCCGGCAGGTCGTTTCCTATGCCGAAAGCTCCAGTGTGATGAAGAAGGAGAAGGTCTCGCTGATCGGCGACGACTGCCGCGAAGGTCTGACCGCCGTTCTCTCGGTCAAGGTTCCCGACCCGAAGTTCTCCTCGCAGACCAAGGACAAGCTGGTTTCCTCCGAAGTGCGGCCGGTCGTCGAAAGCCTCGTCAACGAGGCGCTGAGCACCTGGATGGAAGAGCATCCGTCTGAAGCGAAGATCCTTATCGAAAAGATCCTCGACGCCGCCCGCGCCCGCGAAGCCGCGCGCAAGGCCCGCGAGATGACCCGCCGCAAGGGCGTGCTGGACGGCCTGGGCCTGCCCGGCAAGCTGGCCGACTGCCAGGAAAAGGATCCCGCCATGTGCGAGATCTACATCGTGGAGGGTGACTCCGCAGGCGGCTCGGCCAAGCAGGGCCGCGACCGGAAGTTCCAGGCCATCCTGCCCCTGCGCGGCAAGATCCTGAACGTGGAGAAGGCACGCTACGAAAAGCTGCTCACCTCCAACGAAATCATCACCCTGATCACGGCCCTGGGCACCGGCATCGGCCGCGGCGCCGGCAGCGATGACTTCAACCCCGACAAGCTGCGCTACCACCGCATCATCATCATGACCGACGCGGACGTGGACGGCGCCCACATCCGCACCCTGCTGCTCACCTTCTTCTACCGCCAGATGCCCGAGCTCTGCGAGCGCGGCCACATCTACATCGCGCAGCCCCCGCTCTACAAGGTGGCGCGCGGCAAATCGAGCCAGTACCTGAAGAACGAGAAGGCGCTGGAAGATTACCTCATTAACTCTGGCCTCGACGAGACGGCGCTGGAAATGAGCTCCGGCGAGGTGCGCCTCGGGCAGGATATACTCGAACTGATCCAGGATGCCTTGCGCCTGCGCACGCTGCTCGACGGCTTGCACTCGCGCTACAACCGCTCCATCGTCGAGCAGGCGGCCATTGCCGGCGCGCTCAACCTCGAACTCAGCCATGACCGGGAGGCCTATGCAGCGAAGGCTGTCGAAGTTGCCCGCCGTCTCGACCTCATCGCGGAGGAAATGGAACGCGGCTGGGAAGGCTCGGTGGCGGCGGACGGCGGACTGCGCTTCGAGCGCATGGTGCGCGGCGTCAAGGAGTTCGCCCATATCGACATGGCGCTGATCGGTTCGTCCGACGCCCGCCATATCGACCAGCTCTCCGCCCGCCTCAGGGAAATCTATTCGGTGCCGCCGGTGCTGCGCCGCAAGGACGGCCGGACCGAGATCACCGGCCCGCGCGCCCTGCTCGATGCCGTCTTCGCCGCCGGCCGCAAGGGTCTTTCCATGCAGCGCTACAAGGGCCTGGGCGAAATGAACCCCGAGCAGCTCTGGGAAACCACGATGGACCCCAATGTGCGCCGCCTGCTGCGCGTGCAGATCGAAGACGCCATCGAAGCCGACCGCGTGTTCACCATGCTCATGGGCGACGAAGTGGAGCCGCGCCGCGACTTCATCCAGGAAAACGCGCTCAACGTCGCCAACCTCGACATCTGA